One stretch of Pseudomonas fluorescens Q2-87 DNA includes these proteins:
- a CDS encoding OmpW/AlkL family protein produces the protein MHKFLLSASLVALALAAPIAQAHTAGDIIVRAGAITVNPEADSSSVKVDRGPLAGADLGGKATMSSDTQLGLNFAYMITNNWGIELLAASPFEHDVKIKGTALGAANNKLGTLKHLPPTLSLVYYPLDAKSAFQPYVGAGINYTWIYDEHVGSEASANGFSNFRASNSWGMAWQVGADYMLTDNIMINGQIRYIDIDTTAYVDNNAVAGGTRAKVNVDVDPWIYMVGLGYKF, from the coding sequence ATGCACAAGTTCTTGCTCAGCGCTTCCCTCGTCGCCCTCGCGCTCGCCGCCCCGATCGCCCAGGCCCATACCGCTGGCGATATCATCGTTCGCGCCGGTGCCATTACCGTCAATCCTGAAGCCGACAGCTCCAGCGTCAAGGTCGACCGTGGCCCGCTGGCCGGCGCCGACCTGGGCGGCAAGGCCACCATGAGCAGCGACACGCAATTGGGCCTGAACTTCGCCTACATGATCACCAACAACTGGGGCATCGAGTTGCTGGCGGCCTCGCCGTTCGAGCATGACGTGAAAATCAAAGGCACCGCCCTGGGCGCGGCCAACAACAAGCTCGGCACCCTCAAGCACCTGCCGCCGACCCTGAGCCTGGTCTACTACCCACTGGACGCCAAATCGGCCTTCCAGCCTTATGTCGGCGCCGGTATCAACTACACCTGGATCTACGACGAACACGTCGGCAGCGAAGCCAGTGCCAACGGTTTCAGCAACTTTCGCGCAAGCAACAGCTGGGGCATGGCGTGGCAAGTGGGCGCTGACTACATGCTGACCGACAACATCATGATCAACGGCCAGATTCGCTACATCGACATCGACACCACCGCGTATGTGGATAACAACGCCGTGGCCGGCGGTACCCGGGCCAAGGTGAATGTCGATGTCGACCCGTGGATCTACATGGTGGGGTTGGGTTACAAGTTCTGA
- a CDS encoding NAD-dependent epimerase/dehydratase family protein codes for MAEGPVLITGGAGFIGSHLTDALLAKGHSVRILDDLSTGKRSNLPLDNPAVELIEGDVADAALVARVMSGCSAVAHLAAVASVQASVDDPVRTHQSNFIGTLNVCEAMRQVGVKRVLFASSAAVYGNNGEGQSIDEETPKAPLTPYASDKLASEFYLDFYRRQHALEPVVFRFFNIYGPRQDPSSPYSGVISIFSERAQKGLPITVFGDGEQTRDFVYVEDLVDLLVQAIKKPEVEVGAVNVGWNQATTLKQMLKALAEVVGDLPPISYGPARSGDIRHSRADNRRLVQRFSFPQQTPLNVGLARLLGR; via the coding sequence ATGGCTGAAGGCCCTGTTTTAATCACCGGCGGTGCGGGTTTCATTGGATCGCACCTGACCGACGCCCTGCTTGCCAAGGGACATTCGGTACGCATCCTCGATGACCTGTCCACCGGCAAGCGCAGCAACCTGCCGCTGGATAACCCCGCTGTCGAACTGATCGAAGGCGACGTCGCCGATGCCGCGCTGGTGGCCCGGGTCATGTCCGGTTGCAGCGCCGTGGCGCACCTGGCCGCGGTGGCCTCGGTACAAGCCTCGGTGGACGACCCGGTGCGCACGCACCAAAGCAACTTCATTGGTACGCTGAATGTCTGCGAAGCCATGCGCCAGGTCGGTGTGAAGCGGGTGCTGTTCGCTTCCAGCGCAGCGGTCTACGGCAACAATGGCGAAGGCCAGTCCATCGACGAAGAAACCCCGAAGGCGCCGCTCACGCCGTATGCCTCGGACAAGCTGGCCAGCGAGTTCTACCTGGATTTCTATCGCCGCCAGCACGCCCTGGAACCGGTGGTGTTCCGCTTCTTCAACATCTACGGGCCGCGTCAGGATCCGTCCTCGCCGTATTCCGGCGTCATCAGCATCTTCAGCGAGCGGGCACAGAAAGGCCTGCCGATCACTGTGTTCGGCGACGGCGAGCAGACCCGGGATTTTGTCTACGTCGAAGACCTGGTGGACTTGCTGGTGCAGGCCATCAAAAAGCCTGAGGTGGAAGTCGGAGCGGTGAACGTCGGCTGGAACCAGGCCACGACGCTCAAGCAAATGCTCAAGGCCCTGGCCGAAGTGGTGGGTGACTTGCCGCCGATCAGCTACGGCCCGGCGCGCTCTGGGGATATTCGCCATTCGCGGGCTGACAATCGTCGGCTGGTGCAGCGCTTCAGCTTCCCCCAGCAGACGCCGCTGAACGTGGGGTTGGCGCGGTTGCTGGGCCGCTGA
- a CDS encoding ABC transporter permease, whose product MYLLRLAMASLANRRFTALLTAFAIALSVCLLLAVERVRTEARASFASTISGTDLIVGARSGSVNLLLYSVFRIGNATNNIRWDSFEHFASNPKVKWAIPMSLGDSHRGYRVMGTTEAYFEHYQYGRQQHLELAEGRAFATDPFEVVLGAEVAEALHYKLGDKLVLAHGVAVVSLVKHDDKPFTVVGILKRTGTPVDRTLHISLGGMEAIHIDWKNGVPAQGNGRISADQARNMDLTPQAITAFMLGLNSKISTFALQREINEFRGEPLLAILPGVALQELWSLMGTAEKALFVISLFVVLTGLIGMLTAILTSLNERRREMAILRSVGARPWHIATLLVLEAFALALAGVVAGLALLYIGIAAAQGYVQSAYGLYLPLGWPSEYEWTLMAGILVAALLMGSVPAWRAYRQSLADGLSIRL is encoded by the coding sequence ATGTATTTGCTCCGTCTAGCCATGGCCAGCCTGGCGAACCGCCGCTTCACCGCCCTGCTCACCGCCTTCGCGATCGCCCTTTCGGTGTGTCTGCTGCTGGCGGTGGAGCGCGTGCGCACCGAGGCACGGGCCAGTTTCGCCAGCACCATCAGCGGCACCGACCTGATCGTCGGCGCGCGCTCAGGTTCGGTTAACCTGCTGCTGTACTCGGTGTTCCGTATCGGCAACGCCACCAACAACATCCGCTGGGACAGCTTCGAACATTTCGCCAGCAACCCGAAAGTGAAGTGGGCGATTCCCATGTCTCTCGGCGACTCCCATCGCGGCTACCGGGTGATGGGCACCACCGAGGCTTATTTCGAGCACTACCAGTACGGCCGCCAGCAACACTTGGAACTGGCCGAAGGCCGGGCTTTCGCCACTGACCCGTTCGAAGTGGTGCTCGGCGCCGAAGTGGCCGAGGCGCTGCACTACAAGCTCGGCGACAAACTGGTGCTGGCTCATGGCGTCGCAGTGGTCAGCCTGGTCAAGCATGACGACAAGCCTTTCACCGTGGTCGGCATCCTCAAGCGCACCGGCACCCCGGTGGACCGCACGTTGCACATCAGCCTCGGCGGCATGGAGGCGATCCACATCGACTGGAAGAACGGCGTGCCGGCCCAGGGCAACGGTCGCATCAGCGCTGATCAAGCTCGCAACATGGACCTCACGCCCCAGGCCATCACCGCGTTCATGCTCGGCCTCAACAGCAAGATTTCCACGTTCGCCCTGCAACGCGAGATCAATGAGTTCAGGGGTGAACCGCTGCTGGCGATCCTGCCCGGCGTGGCGCTGCAAGAGTTGTGGAGCCTGATGGGCACGGCGGAAAAAGCCTTGTTCGTGATTTCGCTGTTCGTGGTGCTGACGGGGTTGATCGGCATGCTCACGGCGATTCTTACCAGCCTCAACGAGCGCCGCCGGGAAATGGCCATCTTGCGTTCAGTGGGTGCGCGGCCCTGGCACATCGCAACCCTGCTGGTGCTGGAAGCCTTCGCCCTGGCCTTGGCTGGAGTGGTCGCCGGGCTGGCCTTGCTGTACATCGGCATCGCCGCCGCCCAGGGTTACGTGCAGTCGGCCTATGGCTTGTACTTGCCGCTGGGTTGGCCGAGCGAATATGAATGGACGCTGATGGCTGGCATTCTGGTCGCCGCCCTGCTGATGGGCAGCGTGCCGGCCTGGCGCGCCTATCGCCAATCGTTGGCCGACGGCCTGTCGATCCGCTTATGA
- a CDS encoding DUF2796 domain-containing protein: MRRLLLALPFALLPLAVAHAAVEHDHDHDHEHGSLGAHEHGVGRLNAALDGQTLELELESPAMNLVGFEHAATSDADKAKVAAVRAQLDKPLALFNLPAAANCTVAQQELESPLFGDEPEHDDHDEDADGDEHHEHSEIHAHYQFTCAAPGTLKNLDLATLFKTFPATQKIQVQLISPSGQQGVEVTAKAPTLKF; encoded by the coding sequence ATGCGTCGTCTGCTTCTTGCCCTGCCGTTCGCCCTGCTGCCCCTGGCTGTCGCCCATGCGGCCGTCGAGCATGACCATGACCATGACCACGAGCATGGCAGCCTCGGCGCCCACGAACACGGCGTCGGCCGGTTGAACGCCGCCCTGGACGGCCAGACCCTGGAGCTGGAGCTGGAAAGCCCGGCGATGAACCTGGTGGGCTTCGAACACGCCGCCACCAGCGATGCCGACAAGGCCAAGGTCGCCGCCGTCCGTGCGCAGTTGGACAAGCCATTGGCATTGTTCAACCTACCCGCCGCCGCCAACTGCACCGTGGCCCAGCAGGAATTGGAAAGCCCGTTGTTTGGCGATGAACCGGAACACGACGACCACGATGAAGACGCCGATGGCGATGAACATCACGAACACAGTGAAATCCACGCCCACTACCAGTTCACCTGCGCCGCCCCTGGTACCTTGAAGAACCTGGACCTGGCGACACTGTTCAAGACCTTCCCGGCCACCCAGAAAATCCAGGTACAACTGATCAGCCCGAGCGGCCAGCAAGGTGTTGAAGTGACGGCCAAGGCGCCAACCCTGAAATTCTGA
- a CDS encoding sugar nucleotide-binding protein, whose protein sequence is MRMRLMLLGGGNALGQALIRLGAEEDIGFLAPRPPEDGWDAASLTQLLDDTRPDALINLAYYFDWFQAEAVSEQRLAGQERAVERLAELCQHHNIVLLQPSSYRVFDGSRATAYSEKDEPVPLGLRGQALWRIEQSVRSTCPQHVLLRFGWLLDDSADGILGRFLARAELPEALLLADDRRGNPTPVDDAARVIISVLKQLDCAAPLWGTYHYAGHEATTPLALGQAILTEARALHPLAVEAPTPQAHAARPDAAEEPQHAVLACKKILHTFGIKPRAWRAALPGLLDRFYRHG, encoded by the coding sequence ATGCGAATGCGCCTTATGTTACTGGGCGGCGGAAATGCCCTTGGGCAGGCGCTGATTCGCCTCGGTGCAGAAGAAGACATCGGTTTTCTTGCCCCCCGCCCGCCCGAAGACGGTTGGGATGCCGCGAGCCTGACGCAACTGCTCGACGACACCCGGCCGGACGCCTTGATCAACCTGGCGTACTACTTCGACTGGTTCCAGGCCGAAGCGGTGAGCGAACAGCGCCTGGCCGGCCAGGAGCGCGCGGTCGAGCGTCTGGCCGAACTGTGCCAGCACCACAACATCGTCCTGTTGCAGCCGTCGAGCTATCGCGTGTTCGACGGTTCCCGCGCCACCGCCTACAGCGAAAAGGACGAACCCGTGCCCCTGGGCCTGCGTGGCCAGGCGCTGTGGCGGATCGAACAGAGCGTACGTTCCACCTGTCCGCAACATGTGCTGCTGCGTTTCGGCTGGCTGCTGGACGACAGCGCCGATGGCATCCTCGGGCGTTTCCTGGCCCGGGCCGAACTGCCCGAAGCGCTGCTGCTGGCCGACGACCGGCGGGGCAATCCGACGCCGGTGGACGATGCGGCGCGGGTCATCATCTCGGTGCTCAAACAACTCGATTGCGCGGCGCCGCTGTGGGGCACTTATCATTACGCCGGCCACGAGGCGACCACGCCGCTGGCGCTGGGGCAGGCGATTCTCACCGAAGCCCGTGCGCTGCATCCCCTGGCGGTAGAAGCGCCTACGCCCCAGGCCCACGCCGCACGGCCGGACGCAGCGGAAGAACCGCAGCACGCGGTGCTGGCCTGCAAGAAAATTCTGCACACTTTCGGGATCAAGCCCCGCGCCTGGCGCGCGGCACTCCCAGGCTTACTGGATAGGTTTTATCGCCATGGCTGA
- a CDS encoding DEAD/DEAH box helicase has protein sequence MNLPLAADHAMAGFHPAVRAWFSQTFPAVTAAQAQAWPLIGQRRSTLVAAPTGSGKTLTAFLAVLDDLVHRGLEQGGLPDQTLVVYVSPLKALSNDIRINLQNPLAGITEQLRQMHLPPLHITTAVRTGDTPQKERTAMRKTAPHILVTTPESLYVLLGSDSGRQMLASTRTVIVDEIHAIAASKRGSHLALSLERLQALCAEPLVRIGLSATQKPIEAVSRFLVGQGRTCEIVDIGHARPRDLDIEVPPVPLSAVMANDVWELVYNRLAELAREHRTTLVFVNTRRLAERLSRHLSERLGKDAVAAHHGSLAKEFRLDAEQRLKRGELQVLIATASLELGIDIGDVDLVCQIASPRSISAFLQRVGRSGHQVGGTPKGRLFATTRDDLIECAALLDCVRRGELDILHIPNAPLDVLAQQIVAEVSCQEWQEQALLETFRRASPYAELDEGHYQALLQMLAEGLNGRQGVRSAYLHRDAVTRTLRGRRGSKLTAVTSGGTIPDNADYSVLLEPQGLNIGSVNEDFAVESIAGDVFQLGNTSYRIIRVETGRVRVEDAQGQPPTIPFWLGEAPGRSAELSLAVARLQAQLDQLLGATPGNLQPALDWLTGTLQLNLASAEQLVDYLAPARLSFGALPSQDTLLMERFFDESGGTQLIIHTPFGSRINRAWGLALRKRFCRTFNFELQAAASEDAIVLSLSTSHSFELDEVWRYLNSRSAEQILVQAVLDAPLFGVRWRWNAGVALALPRYTGGRKVAPQIQRMKSEDLIASVFPDQIACLENLAGEREIPDHPLVEQTLDDCLHEAMDSEGWLALLRRMEAGEIRLISRDLPAPSPLAAEILSARPYTFLDDAPLEERRTQAVINRRWSDPQSTDDLGALDAEAIQSVRDEAWPSPTNLDEMHEALMSLACIADSEASAHEPWLDWLQTLAEGGRASHVQISAERGLWVALERLTCLQGIYPQAQWQPPLTPLAGFDETWSSDEAVVEVLRARLSAFGPLPLMAIAYPLGLSTSQVTQALAQLEQQGYVLRGRFTPGTGQEEWCERHLLARIHRYTVKRLRREIEPVMLQDFMRFLFDWQHLSPSSQGRGNAVLPSIISQFEGYPAAASAWDSDLLPARIKDYSSSWLDELCRSGKWVWTRLSARQKLSASALRSTPVVLLPRNQVALWSSLAEQVPVSELSPKTQKVHQALSEHGALFFDELLHEAHLLRSELEIALQELVGAGLVNADSFAGLRALITPASKRQARSSRSGRGAFVGGMDDAGRWALLRRSQPAPMEGNRPAPTPPETLEHIAMTLLRRYGVVFWRLLEREADWLPSWRELLRTFHRLEARGEIRGGRFVSGLAGEQFALPEAIPVLREVRRRPTDGSLVVVCGVDPLNLAGTLLPGAKVPALASNRLVYRDGLPVAAQIAGKQHFWMELDAQGMAEVRNKLIQKG, from the coding sequence ATGAATTTGCCCCTTGCAGCCGACCACGCCATGGCAGGCTTTCACCCCGCCGTCCGCGCCTGGTTCAGCCAGACATTCCCGGCGGTCACGGCCGCGCAGGCCCAGGCGTGGCCGTTGATCGGCCAGCGCCGTTCGACCCTGGTGGCGGCGCCCACCGGCTCGGGCAAGACCCTGACGGCGTTTCTCGCCGTGCTCGACGACCTGGTGCACCGCGGCCTGGAACAGGGCGGGTTGCCGGACCAGACCCTGGTGGTCTACGTCTCGCCGCTCAAGGCGCTGAGCAACGACATCCGGATCAACCTGCAAAACCCGCTGGCCGGCATCACCGAACAGCTGCGACAAATGCACCTGCCGCCCCTGCACATCACCACCGCGGTGCGCACCGGCGACACGCCGCAGAAAGAACGCACGGCGATGCGCAAGACCGCGCCGCACATCCTGGTGACCACGCCCGAATCGCTCTACGTGCTGCTGGGTTCGGATTCTGGCCGGCAGATGCTCGCCAGCACCCGCACGGTGATCGTCGACGAGATCCACGCCATCGCCGCCAGCAAACGCGGCAGTCACTTGGCATTGAGCCTGGAACGCCTGCAAGCGCTGTGCGCCGAACCGCTGGTACGCATCGGCCTGTCCGCCACGCAAAAACCCATCGAAGCGGTGTCACGCTTTCTTGTGGGACAAGGGCGAACCTGCGAAATCGTCGACATTGGCCATGCCCGCCCTCGGGACCTGGACATCGAAGTGCCTCCCGTGCCGCTCTCGGCGGTGATGGCCAATGACGTCTGGGAGCTGGTGTATAACCGCCTCGCCGAGCTGGCCCGGGAACATCGCACTACCTTGGTATTCGTCAACACCCGACGCCTGGCCGAACGCCTGAGCCGGCATTTGAGCGAGCGCCTGGGCAAGGATGCCGTCGCAGCCCACCACGGCAGCCTGGCGAAGGAGTTTCGCCTCGACGCCGAGCAACGCCTCAAGCGCGGCGAGTTGCAGGTGTTGATCGCCACCGCCTCCCTGGAGCTGGGCATCGATATCGGCGACGTCGACCTGGTGTGCCAGATCGCCTCGCCCCGTTCGATCTCGGCGTTTCTGCAACGGGTCGGCCGCTCCGGGCACCAGGTCGGCGGCACGCCCAAGGGCCGCCTGTTCGCCACCACCCGCGACGATCTGATCGAGTGCGCCGCCCTGCTCGACTGCGTGCGCCGTGGCGAGCTGGACATCTTGCACATCCCCAACGCGCCGCTGGACGTGCTGGCCCAGCAAATTGTCGCCGAGGTCAGTTGCCAGGAATGGCAGGAACAGGCGCTGCTGGAAACCTTCCGCCGCGCGTCCCCCTACGCGGAATTGGATGAAGGGCATTACCAGGCGTTGTTGCAGATGCTCGCCGAAGGTCTCAACGGCCGTCAGGGCGTGCGCAGTGCCTACCTGCACCGGGACGCCGTGACCCGCACCTTGCGCGGGCGCCGGGGCAGCAAACTGACGGCGGTGACCAGCGGCGGCACCATCCCGGACAACGCCGACTACAGCGTGTTGCTCGAGCCCCAGGGCCTGAACATCGGCAGCGTCAACGAAGACTTCGCGGTGGAGAGCATTGCCGGCGACGTGTTCCAGTTGGGCAATACCTCGTATCGCATCATTCGCGTCGAGACCGGTCGCGTGCGGGTCGAGGACGCCCAAGGGCAGCCGCCGACCATCCCGTTCTGGCTCGGTGAAGCCCCGGGACGCAGCGCCGAATTGTCCCTGGCCGTGGCGCGCCTGCAAGCCCAGCTCGATCAACTGCTCGGCGCCACGCCAGGCAATCTGCAACCGGCCCTGGATTGGCTGACCGGCACCTTGCAACTGAACCTGGCCAGTGCCGAACAACTGGTGGATTACCTCGCGCCAGCACGCCTGTCCTTTGGCGCTTTGCCGTCCCAGGACACGTTGTTGATGGAGCGGTTTTTCGACGAGTCCGGCGGCACGCAACTGATCATCCACACACCCTTCGGCAGCCGCATCAATCGCGCCTGGGGCCTGGCCTTGCGCAAGCGCTTCTGCCGCACCTTCAATTTCGAATTGCAGGCCGCCGCCAGCGAAGACGCCATCGTGTTGTCACTGTCCACCAGCCACAGCTTCGAGCTGGACGAAGTCTGGCGTTACCTCAACAGCCGCAGCGCCGAGCAGATCCTGGTCCAGGCGGTGCTGGATGCGCCGCTGTTTGGCGTGCGCTGGCGCTGGAACGCCGGCGTGGCCCTGGCGTTGCCGCGTTATACCGGCGGGCGCAAAGTGGCGCCGCAGATCCAACGGATGAAAAGCGAAGACCTGATCGCCAGCGTGTTTCCCGATCAGATCGCCTGCCTGGAAAACCTCGCCGGCGAACGCGAGATTCCCGACCATCCCTTAGTGGAGCAGACCCTCGACGACTGCCTGCACGAGGCCATGGACAGCGAGGGCTGGCTGGCGCTGTTGCGGCGCATGGAAGCGGGCGAGATCCGCCTGATCAGCCGCGACCTGCCGGCACCCTCGCCGCTGGCGGCAGAAATCCTCAGCGCCCGGCCCTATACCTTTCTCGACGACGCACCGCTGGAAGAACGCCGCACCCAGGCAGTGATCAACCGGCGCTGGAGCGATCCACAGTCCACCGATGACCTGGGTGCACTGGACGCCGAAGCCATCCAGTCGGTTCGCGATGAGGCCTGGCCGAGCCCCACCAATCTCGATGAAATGCACGAAGCGCTGATGAGCCTGGCGTGCATCGCCGACAGCGAGGCCAGCGCCCACGAGCCGTGGCTCGATTGGTTACAGACCCTGGCCGAAGGCGGTCGCGCCAGCCATGTGCAAATCAGCGCCGAGCGTGGCCTGTGGGTAGCGCTGGAGCGCCTGACCTGCCTGCAAGGGATTTATCCACAAGCCCAATGGCAACCGCCCTTGACGCCTTTGGCCGGTTTCGATGAAACCTGGAGCAGCGACGAAGCTGTGGTGGAAGTGCTGCGCGCACGGCTCAGCGCCTTTGGCCCGCTGCCGTTGATGGCCATCGCCTATCCGCTGGGGTTATCGACGTCACAAGTGACCCAGGCCTTGGCGCAACTCGAACAGCAAGGCTACGTGCTGCGCGGCCGCTTCACGCCGGGTACCGGCCAGGAAGAGTGGTGCGAGCGGCATTTGCTGGCGCGCATCCATCGCTACACGGTCAAGCGCCTGCGTCGAGAGATCGAGCCGGTGATGTTGCAGGACTTCATGCGTTTCCTGTTCGACTGGCAGCATCTGTCGCCCTCCTCCCAAGGCCGAGGCAACGCCGTGCTGCCGTCGATCATCAGCCAGTTCGAGGGCTATCCCGCCGCCGCTTCGGCCTGGGACAGCGACTTGCTACCCGCACGGATCAAGGATTATTCGTCAAGCTGGCTCGATGAGTTGTGTCGCAGCGGCAAGTGGGTCTGGACACGCCTGAGCGCCCGGCAGAAGCTTTCGGCCAGCGCCCTGCGCAGCACGCCGGTGGTGTTGCTGCCGCGCAACCAGGTTGCGCTGTGGAGCAGCCTGGCCGAGCAAGTGCCGGTCAGCGAACTCTCGCCCAAGACGCAAAAAGTCCACCAGGCCCTCAGCGAGCACGGGGCGCTGTTTTTCGATGAGCTGTTGCACGAAGCCCATCTGCTGCGCAGCGAACTGGAAATCGCCTTGCAGGAACTGGTGGGCGCCGGCTTGGTGAATGCTGACAGTTTCGCCGGCCTGCGGGCGCTGATCACTCCCGCCAGCAAACGCCAGGCCCGCAGCAGCCGGAGCGGGCGCGGGGCGTTTGTCGGTGGCATGGACGACGCCGGGCGCTGGGCCTTGCTACGCCGCAGCCAACCTGCGCCCATGGAAGGCAACCGCCCCGCGCCGACACCGCCAGAGACTCTGGAACACATTGCCATGACCCTGCTGCGCCGTTACGGCGTGGTGTTCTGGCGCTTGCTGGAACGCGAAGCCGATTGGCTGCCGAGCTGGCGCGAGTTGCTGCGCACCTTTCATCGTTTGGAGGCCCGGGGCGAAATCCGTGGCGGGCGTTTTGTCAGCGGCCTCGCAGGCGAGCAATTCGCCCTGCCCGAAGCCATCCCGGTGCTGCGCGAAGTACGTCGCCGCCCCACCGATGGCAGCCTGGTCGTGGTGTGCGGCGTCGATCCGCTGAACCTGGCCGGCACCCTGTTGCCGGGGGCGAAGGTGCCGGCGTTGGCGAGCAATCGGCTGGTTTATCGGGATGGGTTGCCGGTGGCGGCGCAGATTGCTGGCAAGCAGCATTTCTGGATGGAGTTGGATGCTCAAGGGATGGCTGAGGTCCGGAACAAGCTGATCCAGAAAGGTTGA
- a CDS encoding DUF3299 domain-containing protein → MPRALLALLLMVALPLWAAEPRDLAWSEMIPPDAPPEVPNMTPLHDLSKMSDALAAEAAPAAKQDLPNAPVVKALDGQQIRLPGYIVPLEVSEEGRTTDFLLVPYFGACIHVPPPPSNQIVHVKSEVGVKLDELYQPYWVEGAMQVKPSTSELADAGYQMEAEKIYVYELPE, encoded by the coding sequence ATGCCCCGCGCCCTGCTTGCGCTGTTACTAATGGTCGCCTTGCCGCTGTGGGCGGCCGAGCCGAGGGACTTGGCCTGGTCGGAAATGATCCCCCCGGACGCGCCGCCGGAAGTGCCGAACATGACGCCGCTGCACGACCTGTCGAAAATGAGCGATGCCCTGGCCGCCGAAGCCGCACCGGCAGCCAAGCAGGATTTACCCAACGCCCCGGTGGTCAAGGCCCTCGACGGCCAGCAGATCCGTTTGCCGGGCTACATCGTGCCGCTGGAAGTCAGCGAGGAAGGTCGCACCACGGATTTCTTGCTGGTGCCATATTTCGGCGCCTGCATCCATGTGCCGCCGCCGCCCTCGAATCAGATCGTGCATGTGAAAAGCGAGGTGGGGGTCAAGCTCGACGAGTTGTACCAACCGTATTGGGTCGAAGGGGCAATGCAGGTCAAGCCGTCCACCAGCGAACTGGCCGATGCCGGGTATCAGATGGAAGCCGAGAAGATTTATGTGTATGAGTTGCCGGAGTGA
- a CDS encoding ABC transporter ATP-binding protein, whose protein sequence is MTQALIELSDLGFSWPGHPPLLDIPAFRLEAGETLFLKGPSGSGKTTLLGLLGGVQTPDRGSIRLLGQELSKLSAGSRDRFRVDHTGYIFQQFNLLPFLSVRENVELPCHFSKLRAQRALQRHGSVDQAAATLLAHLGLTDPNLLERRADSLSIGQQQRVAAARALIGQPELVIADEPTSALDYDARENFLRLLFAECREAGSSLLFVSHDQSLAPLFDRNLSLADLNRAATPLEV, encoded by the coding sequence ATGACCCAAGCACTCATCGAACTGTCCGACCTGGGCTTCAGTTGGCCCGGGCATCCACCGCTGCTGGATATCCCGGCGTTTCGCCTGGAGGCCGGCGAAACCTTGTTCCTCAAGGGCCCGAGCGGCAGCGGCAAGACCACGCTGCTGGGGCTTCTGGGCGGTGTGCAGACACCGGACCGTGGCAGCATCCGCCTGCTCGGCCAGGAACTCAGCAAACTGAGCGCCGGCAGTCGCGACCGCTTTCGTGTGGACCACACCGGCTACATCTTCCAGCAGTTCAACCTGCTGCCGTTTCTCTCGGTGCGCGAGAACGTCGAGCTGCCCTGTCACTTTTCCAAGCTGCGTGCGCAACGGGCCTTGCAACGTCACGGCAGCGTCGATCAGGCCGCCGCCACCTTGCTCGCTCACCTGGGGCTGACCGATCCGAACCTGCTGGAACGGCGCGCCGACTCGCTGTCCATCGGCCAGCAACAGCGGGTCGCGGCCGCCCGGGCGCTGATCGGCCAACCGGAACTGGTGATCGCCGACGAACCGACCTCGGCCCTGGACTACGACGCCCGGGAAAACTTCCTGCGGCTGTTGTTCGCCGAATGCCGCGAGGCCGGGTCGAGCCTGCTGTTTGTCAGCCATGACCAGAGCCTGGCGCCGCTGTTCGACCGCAACCTGTCGCTGGCCGATCTCAATCGCGCCGCCACGCCACTCGAGGTTTGA